Proteins found in one Miscanthus floridulus cultivar M001 chromosome 4, ASM1932011v1, whole genome shotgun sequence genomic segment:
- the LOC136548897 gene encoding uncharacterized protein, producing the protein MAVPNYTYLKLKMLGPNDVITIESTYKHAYDCDVECIEYAEAIIEAETLIVNLDWLGSEVPDSKHRAGTFEPMEAVKLIPVDPACPDDRALRINATLDIK; encoded by the coding sequence atggcggtccccaactacacctacctcaagctcaagatgctgggtcCCAATGACGTCATCACCATCGAGTCCACGTacaagcatgcatacgactgtgacgtcgaatgcatcgagtatgccgaggctatcatagaggctgagaccctcatcgtcaacctcgattGGCTTGgtagcgaggtgcctgactccaagcatcgagCCGGGACTTTTGAGCCCATGGAGGCTGtcaagctcatcccggtcgaccccgcctgccccgacgaccgagcactaaggatcaatgccaccctcgacatcaaatag